In the genome of Kitasatospora cineracea, one region contains:
- a CDS encoding cold-shock protein, whose translation MANGTVKWFNAEKGFGFIEQEGGGPDVFAHYSNINAGGFRELLEGQKVEFDVAQGQKGPQAENIRPL comes from the coding sequence ATGGCTAATGGCACTGTGAAGTGGTTCAACGCGGAAAAGGGCTTCGGCTTCATCGAGCAGGAGGGTGGCGGCCCGGACGTGTTCGCCCACTACTCGAACATCAACGCCGGCGGCTTCCGTGAGCTGCTCGAGGGCCAGAAGGTCGAGTTCGACGTCGCGCAGGGCCAGAAGGGCCCGCAGGCCGAGAACATCCGTCCGCTGTAG
- a CDS encoding AfsR/SARP family transcriptional regulator, with the protein MVEDIRFSVLGPVRMHRGETVLPSRSPQLQALLVALLLRPGRSASAHELITAIWGESSPDSALSSLRTYAWRLRQALEVDRTDPKLLISLHDGYQLMVAPDSVDANCADKLAADAARARSQGRDDDCSRLLDEALGLWQGEPLSGVPGPYADQQRSRLNELRRGLLEERFGHNLRLGRNSAVIPELTAFIAENPLQERPYGFLMRALYASGRQADALAVFARARHVLAEELGVDPGPELTALHARVLAGDPLLSAAAHRQGQQQAQQEPEPVPAPRAARPDEVSAPVGTDAEDAPGSGGSPHLVSRPAQLPADTADFTGRTAEVTDLCRVLTSTTRTSLPVVSVAGMGGIGKTTLALRVAHLAKPRFTDGQLYADLGGNGLEPAEPGTVLGSLLTTLGVPGHALPNATEDRARLFRSVLDGRRILLLLDNARDPAQVRPLLPGSADCAVIVTSRARLTGLPTSAQADLNVFTTDEATGLLRSIVGEERITDEHAATELVTACGHLPLAVRIVAARLAARPQWQVETMTRRLADQRRRIGELRAGDLAVAAAFELGYRQLTADQARAFRLLAPATRTGIGLAAAAAALDLAEEDAEDLLEALVDAAMLEAPLPGRYRFHDLVRAFALQLPAPPPSEDDDERGAALSRMLDHLLAGGSTAFRHMVPGDPVGVFLVRSPAAGPQLDSLAEARAWVATEFDCITNAVTLAAQSPSGPEGRLLRTATDLLVALSPYGKGIPYGQLAEAARTVAETAALRGDDRAEGRARFVCGNAALQNIQLAEADLHIRLATEACLRADDRVILQQTLNDQGLIAQFQQNYADAVRFYDRGTLLARELGHHSGELATILNAAQARLRSGRAEEALQACDEALVALRAVADRNGIAYAHYVRGLALHELERYDGAAASYLSCLALCEAEGIRGREAQARLRLADTLRVTGESVEALSQAQQALALCEELGAERDRGHALVVLSHVLADLGELRSALARAVQAHAVFTGLGLPDAVRAGALVADLELAQGPAND; encoded by the coding sequence ATGGTGGAGGACATCAGATTCTCCGTGCTCGGGCCCGTGCGCATGCATCGGGGCGAGACCGTTCTCCCGTCCCGGTCGCCACAGCTGCAGGCTCTTCTGGTGGCCCTGCTGCTCCGTCCCGGACGATCGGCCTCGGCGCATGAATTGATCACGGCGATCTGGGGCGAATCCTCCCCGGATTCCGCTCTGTCGAGCCTGCGCACGTACGCGTGGCGCCTGCGCCAGGCCCTGGAGGTCGACCGTACCGACCCCAAGTTACTCATTTCCCTGCACGACGGATACCAGTTGATGGTTGCTCCGGACTCGGTGGACGCGAACTGCGCGGACAAGCTGGCCGCCGACGCCGCACGTGCCCGTTCACAGGGCCGGGACGACGACTGCAGCCGACTGCTGGACGAGGCCCTGGGACTGTGGCAGGGCGAACCCTTGTCGGGTGTTCCGGGACCCTACGCGGACCAGCAGCGTTCACGGCTCAACGAACTCCGGCGGGGTCTGCTGGAAGAGCGTTTCGGCCACAATCTCCGATTGGGGCGGAACTCGGCCGTCATACCCGAGCTCACCGCGTTCATAGCCGAAAACCCGCTGCAGGAAAGGCCCTACGGGTTCCTGATGCGGGCGCTGTACGCCTCCGGCCGCCAGGCCGACGCGCTGGCGGTGTTCGCCCGGGCCCGGCACGTCCTGGCCGAGGAACTGGGCGTCGATCCCGGGCCGGAATTGACCGCACTCCATGCCCGCGTCCTGGCCGGCGACCCACTGCTCAGCGCTGCCGCGCACAGGCAGGGGCAGCAGCAGGCCCAGCAGGAGCCGGAGCCGGTCCCCGCACCGCGGGCGGCCCGGCCGGACGAGGTGTCCGCACCGGTCGGAACGGACGCGGAGGATGCGCCCGGGAGCGGCGGCAGCCCCCACCTGGTCTCCCGACCCGCCCAACTTCCGGCGGACACGGCTGATTTCACCGGGCGCACAGCCGAGGTGACCGACCTGTGCCGGGTACTCACCAGCACCACCAGGACGTCGCTGCCCGTGGTGTCCGTCGCGGGCATGGGCGGCATCGGGAAGACCACGCTGGCGCTGCGGGTCGCCCATCTGGCCAAGCCCCGGTTCACCGATGGACAGCTGTACGCCGACCTGGGCGGCAACGGGCTGGAGCCCGCCGAGCCGGGGACGGTCCTGGGCAGCCTGCTGACGACGCTGGGGGTTCCGGGGCACGCCCTCCCCAACGCGACCGAGGACCGCGCGCGCCTCTTCCGCTCCGTGCTCGACGGGCGGCGCATCCTGCTCCTGCTCGACAACGCCCGGGATCCGGCACAGGTCAGACCGCTGTTACCGGGCTCGGCCGACTGTGCGGTGATCGTCACCAGCCGAGCCCGACTCACCGGGCTGCCCACCTCCGCCCAGGCCGATCTGAACGTCTTCACGACCGACGAGGCCACCGGCCTGCTGCGCTCGATCGTCGGCGAGGAGCGCATCACCGACGAGCATGCCGCCACCGAACTGGTGACGGCCTGCGGGCATCTTCCGCTGGCCGTCCGGATCGTGGCCGCGCGACTGGCCGCCCGCCCGCAGTGGCAGGTCGAGACGATGACCCGCCGGCTTGCCGACCAACGCCGTCGCATCGGTGAACTGCGGGCCGGGGACCTGGCGGTGGCCGCGGCCTTCGAACTCGGCTACCGCCAACTGACGGCCGATCAGGCCAGGGCGTTCCGGCTGCTCGCGCCCGCGACCCGGACCGGTATCGGACTGGCTGCCGCCGCCGCGGCCCTCGATCTCGCCGAGGAGGATGCCGAGGACCTGCTGGAAGCACTGGTGGACGCCGCCATGCTGGAGGCGCCCCTGCCCGGCCGGTACCGGTTCCACGATCTGGTCCGCGCCTTCGCGCTGCAGCTCCCGGCTCCCCCGCCCTCCGAGGACGACGACGAGCGCGGTGCGGCGCTGAGCCGGATGCTCGACCACCTGCTCGCCGGAGGATCCACCGCCTTCCGGCACATGGTTCCGGGCGACCCGGTCGGCGTCTTCCTGGTCCGCAGCCCCGCCGCGGGTCCGCAGCTCGACTCGCTGGCGGAGGCACGGGCCTGGGTGGCCACCGAGTTCGACTGCATCACCAATGCGGTGACCCTGGCCGCCCAGAGCCCGTCCGGGCCCGAAGGCCGGCTGCTGCGCACGGCGACCGACCTGCTGGTCGCCCTGAGTCCGTACGGCAAGGGCATTCCCTACGGCCAACTGGCCGAGGCCGCCCGGACGGTGGCGGAGACGGCGGCCCTGCGGGGCGACGACCGCGCGGAAGGCCGGGCCCGCTTCGTCTGCGGCAACGCCGCTCTGCAGAACATTCAGCTGGCGGAGGCCGACCTGCACATCCGGCTGGCGACCGAGGCCTGCCTACGCGCGGACGACCGGGTCATCCTCCAGCAGACCCTCAACGACCAGGGTCTGATCGCCCAGTTCCAGCAGAACTACGCCGACGCTGTCCGCTTCTACGACCGGGGGACGCTGCTCGCCCGGGAGTTGGGACACCACTCCGGCGAACTGGCGACCATCCTCAACGCCGCGCAGGCCCGCCTTCGCAGCGGAAGGGCCGAGGAGGCACTGCAGGCCTGCGACGAAGCCCTGGTCGCCCTGCGCGCGGTGGCGGACCGGAACGGAATCGCCTACGCCCACTACGTCCGCGGTCTGGCCCTGCACGAGTTGGAGCGCTACGACGGCGCCGCCGCGAGTTACCTGAGCTGTCTGGCGCTCTGCGAGGCCGAGGGCATCCGGGGCCGGGAAGCGCAGGCGCGGCTCCGCCTCGCGGACACCTTGCGGGTGACGGGCGAGTCCGTCGAGGCGCTGTCCCAGGCCCAGCAGGCGCTGGCCCTCTGCGAGGAGCTGGGCGCGGAACGCGACCGCGGGCACGCGCTGGTCGTGCTCAGCCATGTCCTCGCCGACCTGGGCGAGCTCCGGTCCGCACTGGCCCGGGCCGTGCAGGCACACGCCGTGTTCACCGGGCTGGGGCTCCCGGACGCCGTTCGGGCGGGAGCCCTCGTCGCCGACCTCGAACTGGCTCAGGGGCCGGCGAACGACTGA
- a CDS encoding MbtH family protein — protein MTDVTEDLQTYLVVVNHEEQYSVWRSDRELPNGWNAVGSPAGRAECLARIEELWTDMRPLSVR, from the coding sequence ATGACCGACGTGACCGAGGACCTGCAGACCTACCTGGTGGTCGTCAACCACGAGGAGCAGTACTCCGTGTGGCGCTCCGACCGTGAGCTGCCCAACGGCTGGAACGCCGTCGGATCGCCGGCCGGCCGGGCCGAGTGCCTCGCCCGCATCGAGGAGCTGTGGACGGACATGCGTCCGCTCAGCGTCCGCTGA